Proteins co-encoded in one Marinobacter gudaonensis genomic window:
- a CDS encoding twin transmembrane helix small protein, producing MLKAVIVILLLAVLVSLFSGLFFLIRDGGKTNRVLNSLALRVTLSIVLLAVILIALWQGALTLNPTP from the coding sequence ATGCTTAAGGCCGTAATCGTAATTCTGCTGCTGGCCGTTCTGGTGAGCCTTTTCAGTGGTCTGTTCTTTCTGATCAGGGATGGCGGTAAAACCAACCGGGTTCTCAATTCCCTGGCGTTAAGGGTCACCCTCAGCATAGTTCTCCTGGCAGTGATTCTGATTGCGTTATGGCAGGGTGCCCTGACGCTCAATCCGACACCCTGA
- a CDS encoding SURF1 family protein produces MGDSQRTARRWHLDWRLLVFSGVFLPVLLSLGVWQLNRAEEKQTLLDRWQQEAETLPWPQMAEQGLTPGRPVTLTGRYGDRTWLLDNRTRDGVPGYEVLTGFYPLEGPPVIVNRGWVPAPRTRDRLPEVDAPDGVYSLQGRVGEYPVPPVLAEPAEPVDRWPRRVQSLPEATARAEIPGLPGGILRLSGQRQPGAFRADWEPDMMGPQTHYGYATQWFALAVALTILTVVASYRRSELPKDRSQ; encoded by the coding sequence ATGGGTGATTCGCAGCGCACTGCCCGCCGGTGGCATCTCGATTGGCGGTTGCTTGTCTTCAGCGGCGTGTTCCTGCCAGTGCTCCTGAGTCTTGGTGTTTGGCAGCTGAATCGGGCGGAAGAGAAGCAGACCCTGCTGGACCGTTGGCAGCAGGAGGCCGAAACGTTGCCCTGGCCGCAGATGGCTGAACAGGGTTTGACCCCCGGCCGCCCGGTGACACTGACGGGGCGATACGGTGACCGAACCTGGTTGCTGGATAACCGTACCCGGGATGGCGTGCCGGGCTACGAGGTACTTACCGGGTTTTATCCGCTGGAGGGCCCGCCGGTGATCGTCAACCGGGGCTGGGTCCCGGCGCCCCGTACCCGGGACCGGCTGCCAGAGGTGGACGCGCCGGACGGCGTCTACAGTTTGCAGGGGCGCGTTGGTGAGTACCCGGTGCCCCCAGTGCTGGCTGAGCCGGCCGAGCCGGTCGACCGATGGCCAAGACGAGTCCAGAGTCTCCCGGAGGCAACCGCACGAGCGGAAATTCCGGGCCTGCCGGGCGGCATTCTGCGCCTGTCAGGGCAGCGTCAGCCGGGCGCCTTCCGGGCAGACTGGGAGCCGGACATGATGGGGCCGCAAACCCATTACGGCTATGCCACCCAATGGTTTGCGCTGGCCGTGGCTCTGACTATATTG